The Pseudomonas sp. TH06 genome contains the following window.
ACATCCAGCAGGGCAATGTCGTCACGCAGGACATGATAGACCAGTTACGCCCGGGAATGACCCGGCCGCAAGTACGGTTTATCATGGGCAACCCTCTGCTTGTCGACACGTTCCATGCCGATCGCTGGGATTATCTGTACAGCCTGCAACCGGGTGGCGGTGAACGCCAACAGGAACGCATCAGCGTTATATTCAACTCAAACGACCAGCTTGTCAGCCTGTCCGGTGACTTTATGCCGGGCGTAAGCCGTGACGAAGCCATTCTCGGCAAGGACAGTGGCACAACCGTGACCGCTCCTGCTGAAAACGCCGAGAAGCCAAAACCGGAAAAACCG
Protein-coding sequences here:
- a CDS encoding outer membrane protein assembly factor BamE, with the protein product MQNTKLLLTSFTFVGLLALAGCSFPGVYKIDIQQGNVVTQDMIDQLRPGMTRPQVRFIMGNPLLVDTFHADRWDYLYSLQPGGGERQQERISVIFNSNDQLVSLSGDFMPGVSRDEAILGKDSGTTVTAPAENAEKPKPEKPVKPGSLLDQIQKDVDGVETVPVPTPEPLDTSPQ